The following proteins come from a genomic window of Alosa sapidissima isolate fAloSap1 chromosome 22, fAloSap1.pri, whole genome shotgun sequence:
- the si:ch211-214j24.10 gene encoding uncharacterized protein si:ch211-214j24.10 isoform X1 encodes MDKVTHLIAESVQINALSAEELCHKFSEGKCQEETGQKSTEQSAVSEEQSIACQVSERSEDTEYDAVTPTENLYNFEKSEGPSLPAQSLHHKHQEIVPYVGNPLNSVHPKHEFISERLIGHQRSSRRPRRIFPCIRLQSITYQDCRDAEDIVPLLGNTVCMSKDESVDDFISPIILSTGFQQIKIIPHSRLQYITDQDSIQNTECETTNRTHLESLHMLSNQQIKKHLMESEGGGIERSTPFGLLGTAYKCTINQLADLKTWHGYHWDLDEERGQYYGDPSQNIFGKPWEGTILQYWNDDEDEVEALLGAQGFEAEPSTRQGTPNGGKGTAKGKRVSLKEQRRLKSSMKKKHWTGFRQNNGCYDVEGRKESRNPYHPFRGMSLLPYHYSSVSPDVVLSPRPGPPVASWPSITQIFDDVYSRTSQSTKDHRERVIERARKVHHQRCLNRERAYSEGGGKRTCADKMEESRDTVKPEHEADLIKEAKEAQTFKRMKQNKGDKFKVAASELLPSEIAEDKTKINKIKKNGKISKDKRKEKRKANKGESTKLSLEIEAQKETEEVTDDSNISDKSPEEHCQSVEVIEQDDLEAQNKRKHCENIKSDDRNDSERKMGNITTKSVIEKNTIGDGHFEEIHSENSQQVEKIRDQLKICENVEEKNVKHQRLNDFPSEAPSVVPKGYDSATESKEHNHTDQGVLEHIICKTSQESYCRETGNSPDTDSVDSVPYATYNSQFRRQNGGTRLPKGRVSAADRRTRSADWENLQQGKQNEANWRWREDSAAAGDWACQNKAELRPTESQRSKRNHSRDQGDSDQNECRPYEGIGLFRLHTDRHRGTGDESVSNGRAKKQRNSQHRKPSRKQRLRGHLPSSSSLSTNWRSKKDELENESINEDSPRQGSWEANNAVCESDRLCDPAVLVSPPKPEPHIRNRRLSPGSGIGGGGGGGCSAGPDKQSRQASPSALEATLNGTGQPFTFAHSRERERRGHTRGRGPRRESLRVGGRPSGDKAQRPGPVQKARWVEDSLSLLKPPPAFPVKDSPAKLQPAVSYASKVKAGGGASGGTEEPPGIGVLLQNQWGLSFISDGPAENTPSMAAPDLAQIPTPQATPETAANHPTPPSHPLTGDMDSEKPALTTPPAPATSSFSMELCNRQDESSGELLLTCRHLVEAMQYHVQEWNTVYNRQKEDPAKVVWYKNSLEQPA; translated from the exons ATGGATaag GTAACACACCTTATTGCAGAATCTGTGCAGATAAATGCACTTTCAGCTGAAGAATTGTGTCATAAATTTAGTGAAGGGAAGTGCCAGGAGGAAACTGGACAGAAATCCACAGAACAGTCAGCTGTTTCAGAGGAACAGAGCATAGCATGTCAAGTTTCTGAACGCAGTGAAGATACTGAATATGATGCAGTAACACCAACAGAAAATCTTTACAATTTTGAGAAATCTGAGGGTCCCAGTCTACCAGCTCAAAGCCTCCATCATAAACACCAA GAAATTGTTCCATATGTAGGTAATCCCCTGAATTCAGTACATCCTAAACATGAATTCATCTCGGAGAGGCTCATTGGTCATCAGAGGAGTTCACGGAGACCTAGAAGGATTTTTCCCTGCATTAGATTGCAGTCTATCACTTATCAGGATTGCAGAGATGCTGAG GACATTGTTCCACTTCTAGGAAACACAGTGTGCATGTCAAAAGATGAGTCAGTTGATGACTTTATTAGTCCAATAATACTATCGACTGGCTTCCAACAAATTAAGATCATTCCCCACAGTAGATTGCAGTATATCACTGATCAGGATTCCATACAAAACACTGAG tgTGAAACTACAAACCGGACCCATTTAGAAAGTCTGCACATGCTGTCCAACCAACAGATTAAAAAACACCTGATGGAGTCTGAGGGTGGTGGAATAGAGCGATCCACACCTTTTGGACTGCTAGGTACAGCCTACAAATGCACAATAAACCAATTAGCAGATCTCAAGACCTGGCACGGCTATCATTGGG ACCTTGATGAAGAAAGGGGTCAATACTATGGAGATCCATCTCAGAACATATTTGGAAAGCCATGGGAAGGAACAATTCTTCAATATTggaatgatgatgaagatgaggtCGAAGCTCTGCTGGGTGCCCAGGGCTTTGAAGCAGAGCCGTCGACAAGGCAGGGGACCCCAAACGGGGGCAAAGGAACAGCCAAGGGCAAACGTGTGAGTTTAAAGGAGCAAAGAAGATTGAAGTCCTCTATGAAGAAAAAGCATTGGACTGGGTTCAGACAGAACAACGGCTGTTATGATGTAGAGGGCAGAAAGGAATCCAGAAACCCATATCATCCTTTTAGGGGTATGAGCCTTTTGCCTTACCACTACAGCAGTGTTTCGCCTGATGTGGTATTATCACCACGACCAGGTCCACCGGTTGCCTCGTGGCCATCAATAACTCAGATTTTTGATGATGTCTACTCTCGCACAAGCCAGAGCACCAAGGACCACAGGGAGAGAGTTATAGAGAGAGCCAGAAAGGTCCACCATCAACGGTGCCTAAATCGTGAGAGGGCATACAGTGAAGGAGGTGGAAAGAGAACCTGTGCCGACAAAATGGAAGAGAGTAGGGATACTGTGAAGCCTGAGCACGAGGCAGATTTGATAAAGGAAGCCAAAGAGGCACAAACATTTAAAAGAATGAAGCAGAACAAAGGTGACAAATTCAAAGTAGCTGCATCTGAACTGTTGCCCTCAGAAATAGCAGAGGATAAGACCAAgatcaacaaaataaaaaaaaatggtaagATAAgcaaagacaaaagaaaagaaaagcgtAAGGCTAACAAAGGAGAGTCAACTAAGCTGTCGCTGGAAATAGAGGCCCAGAAAGAAACTGAGGAAGTCACTGATGATTCCAATATTTCTGATAAAAGCCCTGAAGAACATTGTCAAAGTGTGGAAGTAATTGAACAGGATGACCTAGAAGCTCAGaataaaagaaaacattgtGAGAACATTAAAAGCGATGACAGAAATGACTCAGAAAGGAAAATGGGAAATATCACAACCAAGTCAGTTATAGAAAAAAATACCATTG GAGATGGTCATTTTGAGGAGATACATTCAGAGAATTCCCAACAAGTTGAAAAAATCAGAGATCAGTTAAAAATTTGTGAAAATGTGGAGGAAAAGAATGTGAAACATCAAAGACTGAATGATTTCCCATCAGAAGCACCTTCAGTTGTTCCAAAGGGCTATGACTCAGCAACTGAGAGCAAGGAGCATAATCACACAGATCAGGGAGTTTTAGAGCATATCATATGCAAGACATCTCAGGAATCTTACTGCAGGGAGACCGGTAACTCCCCAGACACAGACTCTGTGGACAGTGTGCCTTATGCAACCTATAACAGCCAGTTTAGGAGGCAGAATGGGGGAACTAGATTGCCCAAAGGCAGGGTGTCAGCAGCAGACAGGAGGACGAGGTCTGCAGACTGGGAAAACCTCCAGCAGGGTAAGCAGAATGAGGCCAACTGGCGCTGGAGGGAAGATAGCGCTGCCGCTGGTGACTGGGCATGTCAAAACAAGGCAGAGTTGAGACCAACTGAGAGCCAAAGGAGTAAAAGGAATCACAGCCGGGACCAGGGAGACTCAGACCAAAATGAATGTAGGCCTTATGAAGGAATCGGCTTGTTCCGTCTCCACACAGATAGACATAGAGGCACAGGTGATGAGAGTGTGTCTAATGGGAGAGCTAAAAAGCAGAGGAACAGCCAGCATAGGAAACCATCCCGCAAGCAGAGATTGAGAGGCCACTTACCATCAAGCAGCTCATTATCTACAAATTGGAGGAGTAAAAAGGATGAGTTAGAGAATGAGAGCATTAATGAGGACTCCCCAAGACAAG GTTCTTGGGAGGCCAACAACGCCGTATGTGAGTCAGATCGCCTGTGTGACCCTGCTGTTCTGGTTTCGCCCCCTAAGCCTGAGCCTCACATCCGGAACCGCCGCCTTTCTCCAGGTTCTGGCattggtggtggaggtggaggaggttgCTCTGCGGGGCCTGACAAGCAAAGCAGACAGGCTTCCCCATCGGCACTCGAGGCCACTCTGAACGGGACTGGGCAGCCATTCACGTTTGCTCACAGCCGCGAGAGGGAGCGGCGGGGCCACACCAGAGGCCGCGGCCCCCGGCGGGAGAGCCTGAGGGTAGGCGGCCGTCCCAGCGGTGACAAAGCCCAGAGGCCCGGCCCCGTCCAGAAGGCCCGGTGGGTGGAGGACAGCCTGTCTCTGCTCAAGCCTCCGCCAGCCTTCCCTGTGAAGGACAGCCCTGCCAAGCTGCAACCGGCCGTGAGCTACGCTTCCAAGGTGAAGGCAGGGGGTGGCGCGTCGGGGGGCACCGAGGAGCCCCCCGGCATTGGAGTGCTGCTGCAGAACCAGTGGGGGCTGAGCTTTATTAGCGACGGGCCGGCCGAGAACACTCCCTCCATGGCGGCCCCGGACCTAGCCCAGATCCCAACACCCCAGGCCACGCCAGAAACTGCAGCCAACCACCCCACTCCCCCCTCACACCCCCTCACAGGAGATATGGACTCTGAAAAGCCTGCCCTCACCACCCCTCCAGCCCCTGCTACGTCCTCTTTCTCCATGGAGCTGTGCAACAGACAGGACGAAAGCTCCGGAGAGCTGCTCCTCACCTGTCGTCACCTGGTAGAGGCTATGCAATACCACGTCCAAG AATGGAACACTGTGTacaacagacagaaagaag ATCCAGCCAAGGTGGTCTGGTACAAGAACTCCCTGGAGCAGCCGGCCTAG
- the si:ch211-214j24.10 gene encoding uncharacterized protein si:ch211-214j24.10 isoform X4 yields the protein MDKVTHLIAESVQINALSAEELCHKFSEGKCQEETGQKSTEQSAVSEEQSIACQVSERSEDTEYDAVTPTENLYNFEKSEGPSLPAQSLHHKHQEIVPYVGNPLNSVHPKHEFISERLIGHQRSSRRPRRIFPCIRLQSITYQDCRDAEDIVPLLGNTVCMSKDESVDDFISPIILSTGFQQIKIIPHSRLQYITDQDSIQNTECETTNRTHLESLHMLSNQQIKKHLMESEGGGIERSTPFGLLGTAYKCTINQLADLKTWHGYHWDLDEERGQYYGDPSQNIFGKPWEGTILQYWNDDEDEVEALLGAQGFEAEPSTRQGTPNGGKGTAKGKRVSLKEQRRLKSSMKKKHWTGFRQNNGCYDVEGRKESRNPYHPFRGMSLLPYHYSSVSPDVVLSPRPGPPVASWPSITQIFDDVYSRTSQSTKDHRERVIERARKVHHQRCLNRERAYSEGGGKRTCADKMEESRDTVKPEHEADLIKEAKEAQTFKRMKQNKGDKFKVAASELLPSEIAEDKTKINKIKKNGKISKDKRKEKRKANKGESTKLSLEIEAQKETEEVTDDSNISDKSPEEHCQSVEVIEQDDLEAQNKRKHCENIKSDDRNDSERKMGNITTKSVIEKNTIGDGHFEEIHSENSQQVEKIRDQLKICENVEEKNVKHQRLNDFPSEAPSVVPKGYDSATESKEHNHTDQGVLEHIICKTSQESYCRETGNSPDTDSVDSVPYATYNSQFRRQNGGTRLPKGRVSAADRRTRSADWENLQQGKQNEANWRWREDSAAAGDWACQNKAELRPTESQRSKRNHSRDQGDSDQNECRPYEGIGLFRLHTDRHRGTGDESVSNGRAKKQRNSQHRKPSRKQRLRGHLPSSSSLSTNWRSKKDELENESINEDSPRQEVCCKMSAMHSQAS from the exons ATGGATaag GTAACACACCTTATTGCAGAATCTGTGCAGATAAATGCACTTTCAGCTGAAGAATTGTGTCATAAATTTAGTGAAGGGAAGTGCCAGGAGGAAACTGGACAGAAATCCACAGAACAGTCAGCTGTTTCAGAGGAACAGAGCATAGCATGTCAAGTTTCTGAACGCAGTGAAGATACTGAATATGATGCAGTAACACCAACAGAAAATCTTTACAATTTTGAGAAATCTGAGGGTCCCAGTCTACCAGCTCAAAGCCTCCATCATAAACACCAA GAAATTGTTCCATATGTAGGTAATCCCCTGAATTCAGTACATCCTAAACATGAATTCATCTCGGAGAGGCTCATTGGTCATCAGAGGAGTTCACGGAGACCTAGAAGGATTTTTCCCTGCATTAGATTGCAGTCTATCACTTATCAGGATTGCAGAGATGCTGAG GACATTGTTCCACTTCTAGGAAACACAGTGTGCATGTCAAAAGATGAGTCAGTTGATGACTTTATTAGTCCAATAATACTATCGACTGGCTTCCAACAAATTAAGATCATTCCCCACAGTAGATTGCAGTATATCACTGATCAGGATTCCATACAAAACACTGAG tgTGAAACTACAAACCGGACCCATTTAGAAAGTCTGCACATGCTGTCCAACCAACAGATTAAAAAACACCTGATGGAGTCTGAGGGTGGTGGAATAGAGCGATCCACACCTTTTGGACTGCTAGGTACAGCCTACAAATGCACAATAAACCAATTAGCAGATCTCAAGACCTGGCACGGCTATCATTGGG ACCTTGATGAAGAAAGGGGTCAATACTATGGAGATCCATCTCAGAACATATTTGGAAAGCCATGGGAAGGAACAATTCTTCAATATTggaatgatgatgaagatgaggtCGAAGCTCTGCTGGGTGCCCAGGGCTTTGAAGCAGAGCCGTCGACAAGGCAGGGGACCCCAAACGGGGGCAAAGGAACAGCCAAGGGCAAACGTGTGAGTTTAAAGGAGCAAAGAAGATTGAAGTCCTCTATGAAGAAAAAGCATTGGACTGGGTTCAGACAGAACAACGGCTGTTATGATGTAGAGGGCAGAAAGGAATCCAGAAACCCATATCATCCTTTTAGGGGTATGAGCCTTTTGCCTTACCACTACAGCAGTGTTTCGCCTGATGTGGTATTATCACCACGACCAGGTCCACCGGTTGCCTCGTGGCCATCAATAACTCAGATTTTTGATGATGTCTACTCTCGCACAAGCCAGAGCACCAAGGACCACAGGGAGAGAGTTATAGAGAGAGCCAGAAAGGTCCACCATCAACGGTGCCTAAATCGTGAGAGGGCATACAGTGAAGGAGGTGGAAAGAGAACCTGTGCCGACAAAATGGAAGAGAGTAGGGATACTGTGAAGCCTGAGCACGAGGCAGATTTGATAAAGGAAGCCAAAGAGGCACAAACATTTAAAAGAATGAAGCAGAACAAAGGTGACAAATTCAAAGTAGCTGCATCTGAACTGTTGCCCTCAGAAATAGCAGAGGATAAGACCAAgatcaacaaaataaaaaaaaatggtaagATAAgcaaagacaaaagaaaagaaaagcgtAAGGCTAACAAAGGAGAGTCAACTAAGCTGTCGCTGGAAATAGAGGCCCAGAAAGAAACTGAGGAAGTCACTGATGATTCCAATATTTCTGATAAAAGCCCTGAAGAACATTGTCAAAGTGTGGAAGTAATTGAACAGGATGACCTAGAAGCTCAGaataaaagaaaacattgtGAGAACATTAAAAGCGATGACAGAAATGACTCAGAAAGGAAAATGGGAAATATCACAACCAAGTCAGTTATAGAAAAAAATACCATTG GAGATGGTCATTTTGAGGAGATACATTCAGAGAATTCCCAACAAGTTGAAAAAATCAGAGATCAGTTAAAAATTTGTGAAAATGTGGAGGAAAAGAATGTGAAACATCAAAGACTGAATGATTTCCCATCAGAAGCACCTTCAGTTGTTCCAAAGGGCTATGACTCAGCAACTGAGAGCAAGGAGCATAATCACACAGATCAGGGAGTTTTAGAGCATATCATATGCAAGACATCTCAGGAATCTTACTGCAGGGAGACCGGTAACTCCCCAGACACAGACTCTGTGGACAGTGTGCCTTATGCAACCTATAACAGCCAGTTTAGGAGGCAGAATGGGGGAACTAGATTGCCCAAAGGCAGGGTGTCAGCAGCAGACAGGAGGACGAGGTCTGCAGACTGGGAAAACCTCCAGCAGGGTAAGCAGAATGAGGCCAACTGGCGCTGGAGGGAAGATAGCGCTGCCGCTGGTGACTGGGCATGTCAAAACAAGGCAGAGTTGAGACCAACTGAGAGCCAAAGGAGTAAAAGGAATCACAGCCGGGACCAGGGAGACTCAGACCAAAATGAATGTAGGCCTTATGAAGGAATCGGCTTGTTCCGTCTCCACACAGATAGACATAGAGGCACAGGTGATGAGAGTGTGTCTAATGGGAGAGCTAAAAAGCAGAGGAACAGCCAGCATAGGAAACCATCCCGCAAGCAGAGATTGAGAGGCCACTTACCATCAAGCAGCTCATTATCTACAAATTGGAGGAGTAAAAAGGATGAGTTAGAGAATGAGAGCATTAATGAGGACTCCCCAAGACAAG AGGTCTGTTGCAAAATGTCAGCAATGCACAGCCAGGCCAGCTAG
- the si:ch211-214j24.10 gene encoding uncharacterized protein si:ch211-214j24.10 isoform X2, which translates to MDKVTHLIAESVQINALSAEELCHKFSEGKCQEETGQKSTEQSAVSEEQSIACQVSERSEDTEYDAVTPTENLYNFEKSEGPSLPAQSLHHKHQEIVPYVGNPLNSVHPKHEFISERLIGHQRSSRRPRRIFPCIRLQSITYQDCRDAEDIVPLLGNTVCMSKDESVDDFISPIILSTGFQQIKIIPHSRLQYITDQDSIQNTECETTNRTHLESLHMLSNQQIKKHLMESEGGGIERSTPFGLLDLDEERGQYYGDPSQNIFGKPWEGTILQYWNDDEDEVEALLGAQGFEAEPSTRQGTPNGGKGTAKGKRVSLKEQRRLKSSMKKKHWTGFRQNNGCYDVEGRKESRNPYHPFRGMSLLPYHYSSVSPDVVLSPRPGPPVASWPSITQIFDDVYSRTSQSTKDHRERVIERARKVHHQRCLNRERAYSEGGGKRTCADKMEESRDTVKPEHEADLIKEAKEAQTFKRMKQNKGDKFKVAASELLPSEIAEDKTKINKIKKNGKISKDKRKEKRKANKGESTKLSLEIEAQKETEEVTDDSNISDKSPEEHCQSVEVIEQDDLEAQNKRKHCENIKSDDRNDSERKMGNITTKSVIEKNTIGDGHFEEIHSENSQQVEKIRDQLKICENVEEKNVKHQRLNDFPSEAPSVVPKGYDSATESKEHNHTDQGVLEHIICKTSQESYCRETGNSPDTDSVDSVPYATYNSQFRRQNGGTRLPKGRVSAADRRTRSADWENLQQGKQNEANWRWREDSAAAGDWACQNKAELRPTESQRSKRNHSRDQGDSDQNECRPYEGIGLFRLHTDRHRGTGDESVSNGRAKKQRNSQHRKPSRKQRLRGHLPSSSSLSTNWRSKKDELENESINEDSPRQGSWEANNAVCESDRLCDPAVLVSPPKPEPHIRNRRLSPGSGIGGGGGGGCSAGPDKQSRQASPSALEATLNGTGQPFTFAHSRERERRGHTRGRGPRRESLRVGGRPSGDKAQRPGPVQKARWVEDSLSLLKPPPAFPVKDSPAKLQPAVSYASKVKAGGGASGGTEEPPGIGVLLQNQWGLSFISDGPAENTPSMAAPDLAQIPTPQATPETAANHPTPPSHPLTGDMDSEKPALTTPPAPATSSFSMELCNRQDESSGELLLTCRHLVEAMQYHVQEWNTVYNRQKEDPAKVVWYKNSLEQPA; encoded by the exons ATGGATaag GTAACACACCTTATTGCAGAATCTGTGCAGATAAATGCACTTTCAGCTGAAGAATTGTGTCATAAATTTAGTGAAGGGAAGTGCCAGGAGGAAACTGGACAGAAATCCACAGAACAGTCAGCTGTTTCAGAGGAACAGAGCATAGCATGTCAAGTTTCTGAACGCAGTGAAGATACTGAATATGATGCAGTAACACCAACAGAAAATCTTTACAATTTTGAGAAATCTGAGGGTCCCAGTCTACCAGCTCAAAGCCTCCATCATAAACACCAA GAAATTGTTCCATATGTAGGTAATCCCCTGAATTCAGTACATCCTAAACATGAATTCATCTCGGAGAGGCTCATTGGTCATCAGAGGAGTTCACGGAGACCTAGAAGGATTTTTCCCTGCATTAGATTGCAGTCTATCACTTATCAGGATTGCAGAGATGCTGAG GACATTGTTCCACTTCTAGGAAACACAGTGTGCATGTCAAAAGATGAGTCAGTTGATGACTTTATTAGTCCAATAATACTATCGACTGGCTTCCAACAAATTAAGATCATTCCCCACAGTAGATTGCAGTATATCACTGATCAGGATTCCATACAAAACACTGAG tgTGAAACTACAAACCGGACCCATTTAGAAAGTCTGCACATGCTGTCCAACCAACAGATTAAAAAACACCTGATGGAGTCTGAGGGTGGTGGAATAGAGCGATCCACACCTTTTGGACTGCTAG ACCTTGATGAAGAAAGGGGTCAATACTATGGAGATCCATCTCAGAACATATTTGGAAAGCCATGGGAAGGAACAATTCTTCAATATTggaatgatgatgaagatgaggtCGAAGCTCTGCTGGGTGCCCAGGGCTTTGAAGCAGAGCCGTCGACAAGGCAGGGGACCCCAAACGGGGGCAAAGGAACAGCCAAGGGCAAACGTGTGAGTTTAAAGGAGCAAAGAAGATTGAAGTCCTCTATGAAGAAAAAGCATTGGACTGGGTTCAGACAGAACAACGGCTGTTATGATGTAGAGGGCAGAAAGGAATCCAGAAACCCATATCATCCTTTTAGGGGTATGAGCCTTTTGCCTTACCACTACAGCAGTGTTTCGCCTGATGTGGTATTATCACCACGACCAGGTCCACCGGTTGCCTCGTGGCCATCAATAACTCAGATTTTTGATGATGTCTACTCTCGCACAAGCCAGAGCACCAAGGACCACAGGGAGAGAGTTATAGAGAGAGCCAGAAAGGTCCACCATCAACGGTGCCTAAATCGTGAGAGGGCATACAGTGAAGGAGGTGGAAAGAGAACCTGTGCCGACAAAATGGAAGAGAGTAGGGATACTGTGAAGCCTGAGCACGAGGCAGATTTGATAAAGGAAGCCAAAGAGGCACAAACATTTAAAAGAATGAAGCAGAACAAAGGTGACAAATTCAAAGTAGCTGCATCTGAACTGTTGCCCTCAGAAATAGCAGAGGATAAGACCAAgatcaacaaaataaaaaaaaatggtaagATAAgcaaagacaaaagaaaagaaaagcgtAAGGCTAACAAAGGAGAGTCAACTAAGCTGTCGCTGGAAATAGAGGCCCAGAAAGAAACTGAGGAAGTCACTGATGATTCCAATATTTCTGATAAAAGCCCTGAAGAACATTGTCAAAGTGTGGAAGTAATTGAACAGGATGACCTAGAAGCTCAGaataaaagaaaacattgtGAGAACATTAAAAGCGATGACAGAAATGACTCAGAAAGGAAAATGGGAAATATCACAACCAAGTCAGTTATAGAAAAAAATACCATTG GAGATGGTCATTTTGAGGAGATACATTCAGAGAATTCCCAACAAGTTGAAAAAATCAGAGATCAGTTAAAAATTTGTGAAAATGTGGAGGAAAAGAATGTGAAACATCAAAGACTGAATGATTTCCCATCAGAAGCACCTTCAGTTGTTCCAAAGGGCTATGACTCAGCAACTGAGAGCAAGGAGCATAATCACACAGATCAGGGAGTTTTAGAGCATATCATATGCAAGACATCTCAGGAATCTTACTGCAGGGAGACCGGTAACTCCCCAGACACAGACTCTGTGGACAGTGTGCCTTATGCAACCTATAACAGCCAGTTTAGGAGGCAGAATGGGGGAACTAGATTGCCCAAAGGCAGGGTGTCAGCAGCAGACAGGAGGACGAGGTCTGCAGACTGGGAAAACCTCCAGCAGGGTAAGCAGAATGAGGCCAACTGGCGCTGGAGGGAAGATAGCGCTGCCGCTGGTGACTGGGCATGTCAAAACAAGGCAGAGTTGAGACCAACTGAGAGCCAAAGGAGTAAAAGGAATCACAGCCGGGACCAGGGAGACTCAGACCAAAATGAATGTAGGCCTTATGAAGGAATCGGCTTGTTCCGTCTCCACACAGATAGACATAGAGGCACAGGTGATGAGAGTGTGTCTAATGGGAGAGCTAAAAAGCAGAGGAACAGCCAGCATAGGAAACCATCCCGCAAGCAGAGATTGAGAGGCCACTTACCATCAAGCAGCTCATTATCTACAAATTGGAGGAGTAAAAAGGATGAGTTAGAGAATGAGAGCATTAATGAGGACTCCCCAAGACAAG GTTCTTGGGAGGCCAACAACGCCGTATGTGAGTCAGATCGCCTGTGTGACCCTGCTGTTCTGGTTTCGCCCCCTAAGCCTGAGCCTCACATCCGGAACCGCCGCCTTTCTCCAGGTTCTGGCattggtggtggaggtggaggaggttgCTCTGCGGGGCCTGACAAGCAAAGCAGACAGGCTTCCCCATCGGCACTCGAGGCCACTCTGAACGGGACTGGGCAGCCATTCACGTTTGCTCACAGCCGCGAGAGGGAGCGGCGGGGCCACACCAGAGGCCGCGGCCCCCGGCGGGAGAGCCTGAGGGTAGGCGGCCGTCCCAGCGGTGACAAAGCCCAGAGGCCCGGCCCCGTCCAGAAGGCCCGGTGGGTGGAGGACAGCCTGTCTCTGCTCAAGCCTCCGCCAGCCTTCCCTGTGAAGGACAGCCCTGCCAAGCTGCAACCGGCCGTGAGCTACGCTTCCAAGGTGAAGGCAGGGGGTGGCGCGTCGGGGGGCACCGAGGAGCCCCCCGGCATTGGAGTGCTGCTGCAGAACCAGTGGGGGCTGAGCTTTATTAGCGACGGGCCGGCCGAGAACACTCCCTCCATGGCGGCCCCGGACCTAGCCCAGATCCCAACACCCCAGGCCACGCCAGAAACTGCAGCCAACCACCCCACTCCCCCCTCACACCCCCTCACAGGAGATATGGACTCTGAAAAGCCTGCCCTCACCACCCCTCCAGCCCCTGCTACGTCCTCTTTCTCCATGGAGCTGTGCAACAGACAGGACGAAAGCTCCGGAGAGCTGCTCCTCACCTGTCGTCACCTGGTAGAGGCTATGCAATACCACGTCCAAG AATGGAACACTGTGTacaacagacagaaagaag ATCCAGCCAAGGTGGTCTGGTACAAGAACTCCCTGGAGCAGCCGGCCTAG